The nucleotide window CCGGCATGCGGCCTGGCCTACGGGGTCCAGCGGCTGGCCGCCTGTGCCCAGGGGGAATGGACGAGCCAGCCGCCCCAGGCGCTGGTGTGTGCGGCGTCGCCGGCGCTCCACGGCGCCGGCCTGGCGCTGATGCGCCAACTGCGCCAGGAAGGCCTGCGCGTGGAGCTGGACCTGCGGAACCGCTCCCCGCGCGCCAACCTGGATTACGCGTTGAAACGGGGCATCGCCTACCTCATCATCGTGGACGGCACGCCCACCGCCCCCCAATATCACCTTGCCCCCGTGAGCGCCCCGAAACAGTCCGTCCCTATGAACGATGTTCAAGAGCTGGCGGCGGCGGTGCGGGACGCCGGCCCGCTCCGCGACGCGAAGGAGAGTTCCCATGTTTAGAGGGACAGTGGAAACGGTGCGGCTGGCCTTGCCCAGCAAGGGACAGCTGGAGGAGCCGACGCTGGCGTTCCTGGAACGCTGTGGCATGCGCGTCTCCAAGACCAACCCGCGCCAGTACCTGGCGCGCATGCCGGCCTTCCCTCAGGTGGAGGTGCTCTTCCAGCGGCCGGCGGATATCTTCGCCAAAGTGCGCGACGGCGACGTCTGCCTGGGCATCACCGGCTTTGACGTCGTCGCGGAAGGCCGCTCGGACGGGGATGAGACCCTGGTCCTGTACGAGAACCTGGGCTACGGCGGGTGCGACCTGGTGCTGGCGGTGCCGGAGGGATGGCTGGACGTCAACTGCCTGGCGGACCTGGCGGACCTGGCGCTGGAATGGTGGGAGCAGGGCCGGCCCCTGCGCATCGCCACCAAGTACCCCAACCTGGTGCGGGAGTTCCTCTATCGCAAGGATATCCACCACTTCACCCTGGTCGAGGCCTCGGGGGCCATTGAGGCCGCGCCGGCCATCGGCTACGCCGATCTCATCGCCGATATCACCGCCACCGGCACGACCCTGCGGGAGAACCGCCTCAAACAGTTGGACGACGGCGTCATCCTGCATTCGGAGGCCTGTTTCATTGGCAACCGGAGCATGCTGGCGCGGGGCGGGCCGGCCCTGGCGGTGGCGGAGCAGATGTTGGAGTTCATCGAGGCGCATCATCGCGGCCGGCGTTACCGCTCCATCCTGGCAAACATCCCCTGCCATGAGCCAGCCGCGCTGGCGCGGCAGATGCTCGACCGGCCGGTCATCGCCGGCCTGCGCGGCCCCTCGTTCCTCCCTATTTACGACGCCAACGGTGACTGCGTGGCGGTCACCGTCAGCATCGTGGTGCGCGAGGAGCAACTGCATCAGGCCATCCAGGAGTTCCGCCGGCTCGGCAGTACCGAAGTCATCGTCTCACCGGTGGAATATATCTTCCGCGCGGAATCGGAAGCGGTCGGGCGTCTGCGCCGGGCGCTCGGGAAGAATTGATGGATCATCGGCACAGGACAGGGAGCATGGATTACGTGATGCGGATATACGATGTGGAGGAGGCCCGCCGCACCATACTGCGCCGGCCAGATGTGGAAGAGGTGGAGATACCGCCGGCGCTGGCGGCCAGCCTGGAGCGTCTGTTCGGCCGGCCCATCTCGCCGGCGGAGGCGGTACAGAGAATCATCCGGGACGTGCGGGAGCGCGGGGACATCGCGCTGATGGATTGGACGCGCCGTATTGACGGCGTCGAACTCGCCGCGCTGGAAGTGCCGCGAGAAGCTTGGCTGGCCGCCCGTGATGCCCTGGACCCAGGTCTGCGTCAGGCGCTGGAGCTGGCGGCGGAGCGCATCGCCGGCTTTCACCGGCGCCAGCACGTGG belongs to Anaerolineae bacterium and includes:
- a CDS encoding ATP phosphoribosyltransferase regulatory subunit — its product is RNLTDIVELLRAAGMPEERIIVNLGMGRGLYYYTGMIFEIYPSLPQGDEPQLCGGGRYDDLIVSLGGRQRTPACGLAYGVQRLAACAQGEWTSQPPQALVCAASPALHGAGLALMRQLRQEGLRVELDLRNRSPRANLDYALKRGIAYLIIVDGTPTAPQYHLAPVSAPKQSVPMNDVQELAAAVRDAGPLRDAKESSHV
- the hisG gene encoding ATP phosphoribosyltransferase — encoded protein: MFRGTVETVRLALPSKGQLEEPTLAFLERCGMRVSKTNPRQYLARMPAFPQVEVLFQRPADIFAKVRDGDVCLGITGFDVVAEGRSDGDETLVLYENLGYGGCDLVLAVPEGWLDVNCLADLADLALEWWEQGRPLRIATKYPNLVREFLYRKDIHHFTLVEASGAIEAAPAIGYADLIADITATGTTLRENRLKQLDDGVILHSEACFIGNRSMLARGGPALAVAEQMLEFIEAHHRGRRYRSILANIPCHEPAALARQMLDRPVIAGLRGPSFLPIYDANGDCVAVTVSIVVREEQLHQAIQEFRRLGSTEVIVSPVEYIFRAESEAVGRLRRALGKN